One window from the genome of Bacteroidales bacterium encodes:
- a CDS encoding thioredoxin family protein, with amino-acid sequence MKRLFFIIFFIISILQYTTAQAFDPVKWTFSVEKQTATEADIKFVATIDPGWSMYATEMPESPSRPIPTSFTFEKNSNYELVGKIVEVTKPEIKYDENFGIEVGQFKNIAVFHQKIKILKPEEFTLKGQLEYMCCNENSCLPPNQVDISVKIIPEKEKKSAIPVTSAKPENKKNDIELIEEKEPIQTIKPDAMPQLHIEKDETIILDQDTSEQESSSLWGFFLMALSAGFLGILTPCVYPMIPMTVSFFMRDETKRSKTITKAVIFGISIILIYVSVGLVVTLTKSADITNQVIAHWLTNLIFAIIFIIFSLSFFGLFEITLPSSLTNKIDQKADKGGYISAFFMALALVVISFSCTGPFVGSILVSSAQGLAIKPIVGMFGFGLAFALPFTLLAFFPSLMKKLPKSGGWMNSVKVVFAFIMLAFAFYFLSFSDRNLEWNLISRDIFLCAWIVIFGLTGYYLLGKIRFAHDSEVHHVGVTRLFFAIACFVFTMYLFTGLLGAPLQAISGLLPAAKNDRMGISQQIISYQPENHLCGIPKYSDHANLSWPLGLQGYFDYDEAFNCAKEQNKPVLLIFKGHACAKCKEMEANIWPDAEALNLMNQRFVLLALYTDDTTTLPEDEHITSSFDGKVKKTMGQKNADLQITRYQINTIPYYVILDIKGETIAKMGYTKDVEEFRDFLKKGIL; translated from the coding sequence ATGAAAAGATTATTTTTTATCATATTTTTCATAATCAGCATACTTCAATACACTACTGCACAAGCATTTGACCCGGTAAAATGGACATTTTCCGTTGAAAAGCAAACAGCAACGGAGGCTGATATCAAATTCGTTGCAACCATAGATCCCGGCTGGTCGATGTATGCAACCGAAATGCCTGAAAGTCCATCCCGACCGATTCCCACATCTTTCACCTTTGAAAAAAATTCTAATTATGAATTGGTAGGTAAAATTGTAGAAGTCACAAAACCTGAAATCAAATATGATGAAAATTTTGGGATCGAAGTGGGTCAATTCAAGAATATAGCCGTTTTTCATCAGAAAATCAAAATATTAAAACCTGAAGAATTTACTCTTAAAGGTCAGTTGGAGTATATGTGCTGCAATGAAAATAGCTGCTTACCTCCCAATCAAGTGGATATTTCCGTGAAAATAATTCCTGAAAAAGAAAAAAAGTCGGCAATACCTGTAACAAGTGCTAAACCTGAGAACAAAAAAAATGATATTGAACTAATCGAAGAAAAAGAACCCATTCAAACGATTAAGCCAGACGCCATGCCCCAGCTCCACATTGAAAAAGACGAAACAATCATTTTGGATCAGGATACTTCTGAGCAGGAAAGTTCATCATTATGGGGGTTCTTTCTTATGGCATTATCTGCCGGGTTTCTTGGAATATTAACACCTTGTGTCTATCCCATGATCCCTATGACCGTTTCATTCTTTATGCGTGATGAAACCAAGCGATCCAAAACCATTACAAAAGCCGTTATATTCGGAATTTCCATCATACTGATATATGTATCCGTAGGTTTAGTGGTAACATTGACCAAAAGTGCTGACATCACCAACCAGGTGATTGCACATTGGCTGACCAATCTGATATTTGCTATTATTTTTATCATTTTCTCCTTGTCTTTTTTCGGATTATTCGAAATCACCCTACCTAGTTCCTTAACCAATAAAATAGACCAGAAAGCAGATAAAGGAGGATATATCTCAGCATTTTTTATGGCATTAGCGTTGGTAGTGATCTCTTTTTCGTGTACCGGACCTTTTGTCGGCAGTATTTTAGTATCCTCGGCGCAAGGATTGGCGATCAAACCTATTGTGGGAATGTTCGGGTTCGGCCTGGCTTTTGCTTTACCATTCACGCTTCTGGCCTTTTTCCCTTCCCTAATGAAAAAATTGCCCAAGTCGGGCGGATGGATGAATTCTGTAAAAGTCGTATTTGCATTCATCATGCTTGCATTTGCGTTTTACTTCCTGTCTTTCTCCGACCGTAACCTGGAATGGAATCTTATTTCACGGGATATTTTCCTATGTGCCTGGATCGTCATTTTCGGATTGACCGGATATTATCTTCTTGGAAAGATCAGATTTGCCCACGACAGTGAAGTGCATCACGTAGGTGTTACCCGGTTGTTCTTTGCTATTGCTTGTTTTGTATTTACCATGTATTTGTTTACCGGATTATTGGGAGCACCCCTGCAAGCGATTTCCGGGTTACTCCCCGCTGCCAAAAATGATCGCATGGGAATATCCCAGCAAATCATATCCTATCAGCCTGAAAACCATTTATGCGGAATCCCAAAATACAGTGATCATGCTAATCTCAGCTGGCCGTTAGGTTTACAGGGTTATTTTGATTATGATGAGGCATTCAACTGTGCAAAAGAGCAAAATAAACCGGTGTTGCTTATTTTTAAAGGGCATGCCTGTGCCAAATGCAAGGAAATGGAAGCGAATATATGGCCGGACGCTGAAGCCCTGAACTTAATGAACCAACGGTTTGTATTACTCGCCTTATATACTGATGATACTACAACCTTACCCGAAGACGAACATATTACTTCTTCTTTCGATGGAAAAGTAAAGAAAACGATGGGACAAAAAAATGCTGATCTACAAATCACCCGGTACCAGATCAATACTATCCCATATTATGTCATTCTTGATATAAAAGGCGAAACTATTGCAAAAATGGGATATACCAAGGATGTTGAAGAATTCAGGGATTTTTTGAAAAAGGGAATTTTATAG